A stretch of the Methanosphaera sp. genome encodes the following:
- a CDS encoding methanogenesis marker 12 protein gives MGYYVGMDHSTTAVSFQILDEDGCDAGFFKLARDKLACGDVTFYDEITKFIDIDDINLLCMTYSMGDDLTEITPLGDVKERGIKSINGIGKRVGGGSKVYEDIERLGIKTVMLPGLHRDCKWLDERFRLSYSHCASAEKVSLSYYAYKQTGFKNMIIADISSNTVSILVEDGKIRGAIDACLGAMGFIHGPIDLEMMRQIDAGLKTSNECFSHAGVSKIAGVDSKVTKVKDEIISKAANGDKDALVAIDCMVMSIVMEIYGLYGISKKPVDGIILTGSGGCMRKPIDIAGMISDQIKDLAEVKIMTSKSCAIGSAYIAYDIAKNNYDNIMGINVRK, from the coding sequence ATGGGATATTATGTTGGAATGGATCATAGTACAACAGCAGTGTCATTTCAGATACTAGATGAGGATGGATGTGATGCTGGATTTTTTAAACTTGCACGTGATAAACTAGCATGTGGTGATGTTACATTTTATGATGAAATAACAAAATTTATTGACATTGATGATATTAACCTTCTTTGTATGACATACTCTATGGGTGATGATCTTACAGAAATAACACCACTTGGTGATGTTAAAGAACGTGGAATAAAATCAATAAATGGTATTGGTAAACGTGTTGGTGGTGGAAGTAAAGTTTATGAGGATATTGAAAGATTAGGTATTAAAACAGTTATGCTTCCAGGTCTTCACAGAGACTGCAAATGGCTTGATGAACGTTTTAGATTAAGCTATTCACACTGTGCAAGTGCAGAGAAGGTAAGTCTTTCATACTATGCATATAAACAGACAGGATTTAAAAATATGATAATTGCAGATATTAGCTCAAATACTGTCTCTATTCTAGTTGAAGATGGTAAGATACGTGGTGCTATTGATGCATGTCTTGGTGCTATGGGTTTTATTCATGGTCCTATTGACCTTGAAATGATGCGCCAAATTGATGCTGGTCTTAAAACATCAAATGAATGCTTCTCACATGCAGGAGTGTCAAAAATTGCGGGAGTAGATTCAAAGGTTACAAAAGTTAAAGATGAAATTATATCAAAAGCAGCAAATGGTGATAAAGATGCTCTTGTTGCTATTGACTGTATGGTTATGAGTATTGTTATGGAAATCTATGGTCTTTATGGAATTAGTAAAAAGCCTGTTGATGGTATAATATTAACAGGATCTGGTGGATGTATGAGAAAGCCTATTGATATTGCAGGAATGATTAGTGATCAAATTAAGGATCTTGCAGAAGTTAAGATTATGACATCAAAAAGCTGTGCAATAGGTAGTGCATATATTGCATATGATATAGCTAAAAATAACTATGATAATATTATGGGAATTAATGTAAGAAAATAA
- a CDS encoding restriction endonuclease — translation MEKEQLIKFIAAVMDDSGFNVTKNYRVANQTIDIYGTLSTNVGEVGVVVACKNYEEPWKVGLDVIKDMEKAARNLRASKIIIFTTSSYTHGCALYAQKRNIKLVDRKGLIKIAKNYAQKRTVVSEPTVDYDDDGYYDDTYTPPSRPARLDSHSSSSSHAFDSARSRMPSLNRGGGSRSKSSRRSSGSGFSFNRPSVNTSGVRNAASSVDLSGTFEFFKEHMIVYMILLIVIASAVSYIFSMITSGPYTGLGRICTSAIVCFGGLALVNRNVSDLIFKGGIIFFISIIISIVTLTM, via the coding sequence TTGGAAAAAGAACAATTAATTAAATTTATTGCCGCTGTTATGGATGATAGTGGATTTAATGTAACTAAAAATTACAGAGTTGCAAATCAAACTATTGATATTTATGGAACCCTTAGTACAAATGTTGGTGAAGTTGGCGTGGTTGTTGCATGTAAAAACTATGAAGAACCATGGAAGGTTGGATTAGATGTTATTAAGGATATGGAGAAAGCTGCCAGAAATCTTAGAGCATCAAAAATTATTATCTTTACCACCAGCAGTTATACTCATGGATGTGCATTATATGCTCAGAAACGTAATATTAAATTAGTTGATAGGAAAGGATTAATTAAGATTGCTAAAAATTATGCACAAAAACGTACTGTTGTATCTGAACCTACTGTTGACTATGATGATGATGGATATTATGATGATACATACACACCCCCTAGTCGTCCTGCACGTCTAGATTCACATAGTAGTAGCTCATCTCATGCTTTTGATTCTGCTCGTAGTAGAATGCCTAGTTTAAATCGTGGTGGAGGAAGCAGAAGTAAATCTAGCAGAAGATCATCAGGTAGTGGATTTAGCTTTAATAGACCTAGTGTTAATACATCTGGTGTGAGAAATGCTGCATCTAGTGTTGATCTTAGTGGAACTTTTGAGTTTTTCAAAGAACATATGATTGTTTATATGATTTTACTTATTGTTATTGCATCTGCTGTATCTTACATCTTTAGTATGATTACATCAGGTCCTTATACTGGTCTTGGTAGAATCTGTACTAGTGCTATTGTATGTTTTGGTGGTCTGGCACTTGTTAATAGAAATGTTTCAGATCTTATATTTAAAGGTGGAATAATATTTTTCATTTCAATTATTATTTCAATTGTAACTTTGACTATGTAA
- the surE gene encoding 5'/3'-nucleotidase SurE: MKILITNDDGLSSDGILAVKQAVEDLGETTVVAPQSQQSGVGHAITLMKPLRVFKTKLKDGSYGYAVTGTPTDSLIMGSKFIVEGGPDLVISGINVGENLSRSITTSGTLGATFEAASFKIPSIAVSLEIDREDLKFKNGPEDIDFSFAQKILKKVARNVIKHGMPEGADILNLNIPANPESEEIIQTKLANRMYSTTVEERQDPYGHNYYWIKGDMLKQDGEGTDVNTLHQLHQPVITPLSVDMTADVDVKKWIE; the protein is encoded by the coding sequence ATGAAAATCTTAATAACTAACGATGATGGACTCAGCTCAGATGGAATACTTGCAGTAAAACAGGCAGTAGAAGATCTTGGTGAAACAACAGTAGTAGCACCACAATCACAACAAAGTGGAGTAGGACATGCAATAACACTAATGAAACCACTTCGTGTATTTAAAACAAAACTAAAAGATGGCTCATACGGCTATGCTGTAACTGGAACACCAACAGATTCACTAATAATGGGATCAAAATTCATAGTAGAAGGTGGACCTGACCTTGTAATATCAGGAATAAATGTTGGAGAAAATCTATCACGTTCCATAACAACATCAGGAACACTAGGTGCAACATTTGAAGCAGCATCATTTAAAATACCATCAATTGCAGTATCACTTGAAATTGACAGAGAAGATCTTAAATTTAAAAATGGACCTGAAGATATAGATTTCAGCTTTGCACAGAAAATTCTAAAAAAAGTAGCACGTAACGTTATAAAACATGGAATGCCAGAAGGAGCTGATATTCTTAACTTAAATATACCAGCAAATCCAGAATCTGAGGAAATTATACAGACAAAACTAGCAAATCGTATGTATTCAACAACTGTAGAAGAACGTCAAGATCCATATGGACATAACTATTACTGGATAAAAGGTGACATGTTAAAACAAGATGGTGAAGGAACAGATGTAAATACACTACACCAGCTACATCAACCTGTAATAACACCACTATCTGTTGATATGACAGCAGATGTTGATGTTAAAAAATGGATAGAATAG
- a CDS encoding Dna2/Cas4 domain-containing protein, producing the protein MKNLKLNNQYDTKNIRNHPTIRQVQIIENKPNFPISWLNIQGYCEYCLYLEKFQGITRSATKQMIAGTKQHNKLEAEFKEDAEVKTLDEIITQSQSESVLSREFFVISPKYGIRGFIDEIWLEPDRIVIIDDKPSDKAYMSMKNQVYAYALAYEDMMDVDDRDITVALRTSTTGEIFWSDKFSSENREHIKGVVEHVQNLISMKDEFISTENPNKCNACRFNDVCNQMQN; encoded by the coding sequence ATGAAAAACTTAAAATTAAACAATCAATATGACACAAAAAACATACGTAATCATCCAACAATAAGACAGGTACAGATAATTGAAAATAAGCCAAATTTTCCAATAAGTTGGCTTAATATCCAGGGCTATTGTGAATATTGTCTGTATCTTGAAAAGTTTCAGGGAATAACTAGATCTGCAACAAAGCAAATGATTGCAGGAACAAAACAACATAACAAACTAGAGGCTGAATTTAAAGAAGATGCTGAAGTTAAAACACTTGATGAGATAATAACACAATCACAAAGTGAATCTGTTCTTTCTCGTGAATTTTTTGTAATAAGTCCAAAATATGGAATACGTGGATTTATCGATGAAATATGGCTTGAACCTGATCGAATTGTAATAATTGATGATAAACCATCAGATAAGGCATATATGTCAATGAAAAATCAGGTATATGCATATGCTCTTGCATATGAAGATATGATGGATGTAGATGATCGAGATATTACAGTTGCACTTAGAACATCAACAACAGGTGAAATATTCTGGTCTGATAAATTTAGTAGTGAAAATAGGGAGCATATTAAAGGTGTAGTTGAACATGTGCAAAATCTTATTTCTATGAAAGATGAGTTTATTTCAACTGAAAATCCTAATAAATGTAATGCTTGCCGTTTTAATGATGTGTGTAATCAGATGCAAAATTAG
- a CDS encoding acetolactate synthase large subunit, translating into MNGSEALLEKLKQNGTDTVFGYPGGSLLPLYDALYDSDLKHILVRHEQAAAHAADGYAKVSGKPGVCFATSGPGATNLLTGIATANIDSVPVVAITGQVNSNFIGTDGFQEVDTIGLTMPITKANFQPRKSEKLPETIDAAFHIASTGRKGVVVVDVPKDVLENEVTKEDMERLFDIPGYNPTIVGNPRQIKRVIKVIEESQKPIIIAGGGVINSDASEELLKFAEAANIAVATTLMGKGAIDEDHPLAIGHLGMHGLESTNNAVVDCDCLIAIGCRFSDRTTGKVSEFAKNAVKIQIDIDPAEIGKNIPVDYPIVGDAKEVLCDLNNEIRNPNNNGWTDKVVANNQAYHPKMTFDDGILKPQECIKEIMEAITPTTIVSTDVGQNQMWMAHYFKAKNPRTFLSSGGLGTMGYGFPAAIGAQVAKPDENVLAVVGDGGFQMVLQELATIEEYDLPVVTCILDNRYLGMVYQWQVLYYNNRISQTKMTPKPDFVKLADSYGIEGVRIERPGELKEAIETAFKNREPTVIDAIIDPSELLPMAPPGEKITNILGTYKTED; encoded by the coding sequence ATGAATGGAAGTGAAGCACTACTAGAAAAACTAAAACAAAATGGTACAGATACAGTCTTTGGATATCCAGGAGGATCACTCCTACCACTATATGATGCACTATATGACTCAGACCTTAAACACATCCTAGTAAGACATGAACAAGCAGCAGCACATGCTGCAGATGGATATGCAAAAGTATCAGGAAAACCAGGAGTATGTTTTGCAACATCAGGACCTGGAGCAACAAACCTACTAACAGGAATTGCAACAGCAAATATTGACTCTGTACCAGTTGTTGCAATAACAGGACAGGTAAATTCAAACTTCATAGGAACAGATGGATTCCAGGAAGTTGACACAATAGGACTTACAATGCCAATAACAAAGGCAAATTTCCAGCCAAGAAAATCAGAAAAACTACCAGAAACAATAGATGCAGCATTCCACATTGCATCAACAGGAAGAAAAGGAGTAGTTGTAGTTGATGTACCAAAAGATGTACTTGAAAATGAAGTAACAAAAGAGGACATGGAACGTCTATTTGATATTCCAGGATACAATCCTACAATAGTTGGAAATCCAAGACAAATTAAAAGAGTAATAAAAGTAATAGAAGAAAGTCAAAAACCAATAATAATTGCAGGTGGAGGAGTAATAAACTCTGATGCATCAGAAGAACTTCTTAAATTTGCAGAAGCAGCAAATATTGCTGTTGCAACAACACTCATGGGAAAAGGAGCAATTGATGAAGATCATCCACTAGCAATAGGACATCTTGGAATGCACGGACTTGAATCAACAAACAATGCAGTAGTAGACTGTGACTGTCTAATTGCAATAGGATGCAGATTCTCAGATCGTACAACAGGAAAAGTATCAGAATTTGCAAAAAATGCAGTTAAAATACAAATTGACATTGACCCTGCAGAAATAGGTAAAAACATACCAGTAGACTATCCTATTGTAGGAGATGCAAAAGAAGTACTATGTGATCTTAACAATGAAATAAGAAATCCAAACAACAATGGATGGACAGATAAAGTAGTTGCAAACAACCAAGCATACCATCCTAAGATGACATTTGATGATGGAATACTAAAACCACAAGAATGTATTAAAGAAATAATGGAAGCAATAACACCAACAACAATCGTATCAACAGATGTTGGACAAAACCAGATGTGGATGGCACACTACTTTAAAGCTAAAAATCCAAGAACATTCCTATCATCAGGAGGACTTGGAACAATGGGATATGGATTCCCAGCAGCAATAGGAGCACAAGTTGCAAAACCTGATGAAAATGTACTTGCAGTAGTTGGAGATGGAGGATTCCAGATGGTACTTCAAGAACTTGCAACAATAGAAGAATATGATCTTCCAGTTGTAACATGTATACTTGATAACAGATACCTTGGAATGGTATATCAATGGCAGGTACTCTACTACAACAACAGAATATCACAGACAAAAATGACACCAAAACCTGACTTTGTAAAACTTGCAGATTCATATGGAATAGAAGGTGTACGTATAGAACGTCCTGGTGAACTAAAAGAAGCAATAGAAACTGCATTTAAAAACAGAGAACCTACAGTAATTGATGCAATTATCGATCCATCAGAACTTCTTCCAATGGCACCACCTGGTGAGAAAATTACAAACATACTCGGTACATATAAAACTGAGGATTAA
- the ilvN gene encoding acetolactate synthase small subunit, with the protein MTDHKHTISVIVENKPGVLQRVSGLFTRRKFNIDSITVGKTDDPAISRITITTTGDDHVLEQITKQLNKLIEVIKVRELCPENTIKRELALIKVNTPDEKAKSEVIQYTKIFRGQVVDVTPKTVTIQITGDVPKINALTDLIRPYGIKEVVKTGITAITRGAKPL; encoded by the coding sequence ATGACAGATCATAAACATACAATAAGTGTAATTGTAGAAAACAAGCCTGGAGTACTCCAAAGAGTATCAGGACTTTTTACAAGACGAAAATTTAACATTGACAGTATTACAGTTGGAAAAACTGATGATCCTGCAATATCAAGAATTACAATAACAACAACAGGTGATGATCATGTACTTGAACAGATCACAAAACAATTAAACAAACTTATAGAAGTTATTAAAGTACGTGAACTTTGTCCTGAAAATACAATAAAAAGAGAGCTTGCATTAATTAAAGTAAATACGCCAGATGAAAAAGCTAAATCTGAAGTAATCCAGTATACCAAAATCTTCCGTGGACAAGTTGTAGATGTAACACCAAAAACAGTTACAATACAAATAACAGGAGATGTACCAAAAATTAATGCCTTGACAGACTTAATTCGTCCATATGGAATAAAAGAAGTAGTTAAAACAGGAATAACTGCAATAACAAGAGGAGCAAAACCACTATAA
- the ilvB gene encoding biosynthetic-type acetolactate synthase large subunit, producing the protein MNGSQLLIKKLKENGVDTIFGYPGGVLLPFYDALCESDIDHILVRHEQAAAHAADGYARASGKVGVCLSTSGPGVTNTITGIATAHMDSSPIVALTGQVATNLIGKDVFQEVDTIGITMPISKHNYQPRDVNKINEIVDKSFYIASTGRPGAVVIDFPANVLKEEVDESIKPNTALPGYKPTMKGHKKQLRKAIEAIKESKKPVILAGGGVILSNSYNELRKFSEMTNIPVATTLMGKGAMDETHPLALGTIGMHGRNSANKTLVECDCLITIGCRFSDRSVSSIEDFTPNATRIQIDVDPAEIGKTIEIDIPIVGDAKVVLTELIEQMEVKKPTWNEHITNVDYPEDFTNYTDIPLKPQRVIQDLMDALDENTIITTDVGQNQMWMSHYFKSRKPRTFISSGGLGTMGFGIPAAIGAQFAKPDETVVSIVGDGGFQMVSQELATIRENDLPVIICVLNNRYLGMVSQLQRLFNDHVYATKLTQTPDFVKLAEAYKIRGEVVTKPGELQETLKDVVKSREAAVIEIAIDEDELVPIVPPGDKLDNMQYNFK; encoded by the coding sequence TTGAATGGTAGCCAACTATTAATTAAAAAACTTAAAGAAAATGGAGTAGATACAATCTTTGGATATCCAGGAGGAGTATTGCTTCCATTTTATGATGCACTATGTGAATCAGATATTGATCACATACTAGTAAGACACGAACAAGCAGCAGCTCATGCTGCAGATGGATATGCAAGAGCATCAGGAAAAGTCGGTGTGTGCTTGTCAACATCAGGACCTGGGGTGACAAATACAATTACAGGAATTGCAACAGCACACATGGACTCATCACCAATAGTGGCACTAACAGGACAAGTTGCAACAAACTTAATTGGAAAAGATGTATTTCAAGAAGTTGACACAATAGGAATAACAATGCCTATAAGTAAACACAACTACCAGCCAAGAGATGTAAATAAAATCAATGAAATCGTTGATAAATCATTCTATATTGCATCAACAGGAAGACCAGGAGCTGTAGTTATAGACTTCCCAGCAAATGTACTTAAAGAAGAAGTAGATGAAAGCATCAAGCCTAACACAGCCTTACCAGGATATAAGCCAACAATGAAAGGGCATAAAAAACAGTTAAGAAAAGCAATAGAAGCAATTAAGGAATCTAAAAAACCAGTAATACTAGCAGGTGGAGGAGTAATTCTATCAAATTCATATAATGAATTAAGAAAATTCTCAGAAATGACAAACATACCTGTTGCAACAACACTTATGGGAAAAGGAGCAATGGATGAAACACATCCATTAGCACTTGGAACAATAGGAATGCATGGACGAAACAGTGCAAATAAAACACTTGTTGAATGTGATTGTCTAATAACAATAGGATGCAGATTTTCAGATAGAAGTGTAAGTTCAATAGAAGATTTCACGCCAAATGCAACAAGAATACAAATTGATGTAGATCCAGCAGAAATTGGAAAAACAATAGAAATTGACATACCAATAGTAGGAGATGCAAAAGTAGTACTTACAGAGTTAATTGAGCAGATGGAAGTTAAAAAACCTACATGGAATGAACACATAACAAATGTAGACTATCCTGAAGACTTCACAAACTACACAGACATTCCACTAAAACCACAACGTGTAATTCAAGATTTAATGGATGCATTAGATGAAAATACAATCATCACAACAGATGTAGGACAAAACCAGATGTGGATGTCACACTACTTTAAAAGTAGAAAACCTAGAACATTCATATCCTCAGGTGGTCTTGGAACAATGGGATTTGGAATTCCAGCAGCAATAGGAGCACAGTTTGCAAAACCTGATGAAACTGTTGTTTCAATAGTAGGTGATGGAGGATTCCAGATGGTATCACAAGAACTTGCAACAATACGTGAAAATGACTTGCCTGTCATAATATGTGTTTTAAACAACAGATATCTTGGAATGGTATCACAACTTCAAAGACTCTTCAATGACCATGTATATGCAACAAAACTTACACAAACACCAGACTTTGTAAAGCTTGCAGAAGCATATAAAATTAGGGGTGAGGTAGTAACAAAACCTGGAGAACTTCAAGAAACATTAAAAGATGTTGTAAAATCACGTGAAGCTGCAGTAATTGAAATTGCAATAGATGAAGATGAACTTGTACCTATTGTACCACCAGGAGATAAGCTTGACAATATGCAGTACAACTTTAAATAG
- the ilvN gene encoding acetolactate synthase small subunit: MNNEKHTISILVENKPGVLQRVSGLFTRRKFNIDNITVGKTDDPAISRITITTTGDEQVVEQITKQLNKLIEVIKVRELTPETTIKRELVLIKVSAEDEKAKSEVIQYAEIFRGHIVDVTPESLTIEITGEPSKINALLDLIRPYGLKEVVKTGVTAIKRGPNTL; encoded by the coding sequence ATGAATAATGAAAAACATACAATAAGTATACTTGTAGAAAATAAACCTGGAGTACTTCAAAGAGTATCAGGACTATTTACAAGACGAAAATTTAATATTGACAACATTACTGTTGGAAAAACTGATGATCCTGCAATATCAAGAATTACAATAACAACAACAGGTGATGAACAGGTAGTAGAACAGATCACAAAACAATTAAATAAACTTATAGAAGTTATTAAAGTACGTGAACTTACACCTGAAACTACAATAAAAAGAGAACTTGTATTAATTAAGGTTAGTGCAGAAGATGAAAAAGCTAAATCTGAAGTTATTCAGTATGCAGAAATCTTCCGTGGACATATTGTTGATGTAACACCTGAATCATTAACAATTGAAATTACAGGAGAACCATCAAAAATCAATGCACTTCTTGACCTAATACGTCCATATGGACTAAAAGAAGTTGTTAAAACAGGAGTAACAGCAATAAAAAGAGGACCTAATACATTATAG
- the ilvC gene encoding ketol-acid reductoisomerase, whose protein sequence is MKLYYDDDVNTNVLADKTVAVIGYGSQGRGQSLNMKDSGLNVVMGLREGGNSWKKAEADGLTVKTIEEAAKEADIIHILIPDEIQKDVFENQIKDNLEAGNTISFSHGYNIHFNRIRVPEDVNVTMVAPKGPGSKVRQTYEEGFGIPGLIAIEQDATGNAFDIAIEMAKATGLTRAGVVETTFREETETDLFGEQAVLCGGLTALIKAGFETLVEAGYKPEMAYFETCHEMKLIVDLIYEKGFGNMWHDVSNTAEFGGLTRRDRVITEEAKANMKEILKEIQDGTFATEFAVDSENAYPRLYTQRRIESEEQIETVGKQLRIACGLQKEE, encoded by the coding sequence ATGAAACTTTATTATGATGACGATGTAAACACAAATGTTTTAGCAGATAAAACAGTAGCAGTTATTGGATATGGAAGTCAAGGAAGAGGTCAATCTCTTAACATGAAAGACAGCGGATTAAACGTTGTTATGGGATTAAGAGAAGGCGGAAACTCATGGAAAAAAGCAGAAGCTGACGGATTAACAGTAAAAACAATCGAAGAAGCAGCAAAAGAAGCAGACATCATACACATACTTATCCCTGATGAAATTCAAAAAGATGTATTTGAAAACCAAATCAAAGACAACCTCGAAGCAGGTAACACAATTTCATTCTCACACGGATACAACATCCACTTTAATCGTATAAGAGTACCTGAAGATGTAAACGTAACAATGGTAGCACCTAAAGGTCCTGGATCAAAAGTAAGACAAACATACGAAGAAGGATTCGGAATTCCTGGTCTCATAGCTATCGAACAAGATGCAACAGGAAACGCATTCGATATTGCAATAGAAATGGCAAAAGCAACAGGACTTACAAGAGCTGGAGTAGTAGAAACAACATTCAGAGAAGAAACTGAAACAGATTTATTCGGAGAACAAGCAGTTCTTTGTGGTGGATTAACAGCACTTATCAAAGCTGGATTTGAAACCCTTGTAGAAGCTGGATACAAACCAGAAATGGCATACTTTGAAACCTGTCACGAAATGAAACTTATCGTAGATTTAATCTATGAAAAAGGATTCGGAAACATGTGGCATGATGTAAGTAACACCGCAGAATTCGGTGGACTTACAAGAAGAGACAGAGTAATTACAGAAGAAGCAAAAGCTAACATGAAAGAAATTCTTAAAGAAATCCAAGACGGTACATTTGCAACAGAATTCGCTGTAGACAGTGAAAATGCATACCCAAGATTATACACACAAAGAAGAATCGAAAGTGAAGAACAAATCGAAACCGTAGGTAAACAATTAAGAATTGCTTGTGGATTACAAAAAGAAGAATAG